The Drosophila suzukii chromosome X, CBGP_Dsuzu_IsoJpt1.0, whole genome shotgun sequence DNA window TTAATTTATGCACATTTTCGAGTAGAATTTGGTTGAAAAACAAAGGGGTTTCTTCGTGTAGAAGGGGTGGGAACCCAAAGGTTTTTGGTGTCGATTGCATGACAGTGCAGGGTTGCATTTAATTGCCATTCTGCACTGACTTCTTCTGCCCACCTCTAGATGCCTTCTCGAGTATTTCTTTATGGCGAATATCTGGAGTCTGAAATATCCCCCCCATTTCAATGTTTTTGTTTCTGTTACGGTTGACACGTGTCCTGGACATGGAATGGGTGTGGTTTTCCACGGCGTTTTTGGGGGCGGGGGAAAAGCGAGAAAATTGGGTCCTATCTGCGTTGTGCATCTGTGTATTCTGGCCGGCATTTAATTACCCAGCACTTCCTCTTTCAACCAGTGTCACAGAATCTTACGGGgataattgtttttaattttttttgggtaagCCTCATTTTATGCTCCATTTAAGTTGGCCTTGTTTATAATTATACAAggtatatttcttttaaatggGCAGAATTATATAGTAAAGAACGATAAAGTAGTATTATTATGAAAAAACTACTTAGGAAGTTAAGtctatttatatatttatcaaTGAATAAATCGAATAATATTCACTAACATAAATCCTCAGATATTTTATCAATTTAAACGATAAAGCATATAGAATAAAAATACCTCATGGATGTGTTCTTGCTTTAATGAATGCCTGTATATACTTGTGTTTACTATTCGACTGAGACGTGACTTATGGCCACCAGCAACGAAATAAGTTAAGATTGTATGTGACCGAATGGCAAATATTTCTGGCCATTTATCAGagcaatgaaaaaaaaaacggccGGTGAAACAGCATGAACAACTAAAAAACCCATTTAAATGGATCTACCGGGGGAAACAATTGTTTAGTTGTATTCGAAATAGAATATATAGGTATATGTGGGGGAGCAGTAGTCGTTACGCGCCAACAATTTcgttaaacaaataaaaacaaacgaaTAAAAATTTGTCAATGTAAAATGTAATCGAAATCGAATTCGAACCGGTTAACAGCGGGTTGGGAATTCATGCCAAGTCGTGCCCACTTCTATTATAAATAACTACCAGTACTATCCAGTAAACAATATACAGATCAGCTTGAGTAAAGTTAAGATATCACGATACAAAAACAGTATTACACGTTTTGAATACTATATAACAAATCAATACTATTTGTCTATTAAGCTTAGAAAAGAATCGAAGTCTATGAGCCAAGTTAATTGTTGTAATGCCTATACCTTTATGAAAATTGGATTCGTGCAAAATTACGAAAGTCGAAAGTCAATTACCGATTACAACACAAAGTTGGATGCACAAATGGGGGAATCGGTTATGAAATTATTATGCAAAACAGAAACCGAAACTAATACAGCACGAAATAACTATTAGAGATATAAAGCTTGCATGGTAGTACAGATAAGATAAATCTGGTAAATCCCTTGAGAATACGAATTTTATCATAACATCATAATCGAAAACCATTAAATGGGTCTCTACTTTTTAACCCCTAtatcttattattatttatttattttatctatcattttattttaaatctatATGTTAATTCCTTTTTTCTGACTCTGATAATAGATTGGTTTCTTAAGAGTGTACTGGGTATATAGTATTTTTACTTCATATCTCTCTTACACACGACTTAAGATGCGAAATGCAAAATCTTGTTTGGggtttcttgttttttttgcaaTGATATTGCTTTTGTTTGTCGTTTCCTCAAGGTCTTTGATTGGGGGAGAGTTTGTTTGCTTTTAGTACTCCATACAGTGAGACAAATACATCCGCATGAACAATGACAAAAGGCAAACATGATGCGaaataattgaatttaattaaCTTGGGAAAAGACCAAAGACAAAAGTGAAGACGATTTTCATGTGGGTGAGGCAATGAGGgatcacaaataaataaataaataactctCGACAATGTTTGCAGAATTTTGCTGCATTGATTGCCCTCAAATGTTGAAAGTTAATTAAGTGTATTTTTGTGTATGCgtcattttattaaaatgtgGTCTCCTGATGGTAGTTTGTTCCACAATTGAGGTTTCAGAATATTTGTATTTGTGGTTTCatttagtttagttttatTTCTAGCCTAAGGTAAGTAGGTGTAATAAGTTTATAAGTCCTATCCCAGAAAAATTACATTATTGAGTAACTAAGCATGGATCTAGATATCTGAATTTTGATCCATAAGATAGACAAACCTGTATAATATAGGAAGTTTAATAATCAAAAAAAACACATTAGTTTAAAATTGTCTggcaaatggaaaaaatttacAAGTCTTGCTATAGAAACACTTATATCCTACTTAAGCAAAACGTATAGTTTCGTATCTACGTATCTACGTATCTAGGATCTCCTAGCATTGATTTTGAAGATAAAACAACTTAATAATGAAAAAAGTGTGTTAGATAGTAAGTTTTTCTAGGTGAAGAACTTCTTAGTGCTATCTTAGGTATCTATAAATCCACCCGCTATTGGGTTTTTATTGCTAGTTTTTGCAATTTTCATATCCTACTTAAAAAAAGTTAGAGTTCCATAGATTATATCATTGATCTTAAGGGCAAAAATCATACTAGTATCTTGGTATCTATAAATTTACCGGCTATTGTTTTCTTCTATTATAATTTTTGGTAATTTTCAAACCCTATTTGAACAAAAGTTATAGTTCTATAGATCCAAGCATTGATATTAAAGATAAAACAACTCGGTATTGAAAAAAAGGGTTATATTGTAAGTTTGTCTTGGTAAAAATCTTTTTAGTGGTATCTTGGTATCTATAAATCCACCCGCTATTGAGTTCTTCATTATTACTTTTGGTAATTTTCATATCGTAGTAAAGAAAATGGATAGTTCCATAGATCCTAGCATAGATGTTGAAGATAAAACAACTTAATAATGAAAAAAGAGTGATAGACAGTAGGTTTTTCGTGGTAGATAACTTCTTAATGGTATCTTGGTATCTATAAATCCACCCGCTATTGTGTTTTGGCCATGTTTCTCGCTTTGTTCGCTTACCTTTAGAGTAAATGCTGCCAGAAATGCTAAACTCCAGAGCCAGCAATGTTGTGGAACGGCTTTTTGCCTTTTGAGTCGGATTCTAGTAGTGGCTTTACTTAGCTGGTACAACATTTTGGGGCCGTCGTTTTGCTGTTTTCGCTGTTGTTTTCTGCTCCTGACTCTCTTTTGTTGTCTGCCtctatttttttgttaactttGCGATTTTTGTGCGATTTTTGGATTGTGTATTTCGCTAGTTTCTTTTCATTTCGGGCATTTTAAGCGCGAGTTTAGTCTTAACTTTAATTAAATGCATTGTTTACAAAAATTTTCTCGTCAGCGCggtaaaattttataatttcttcGAGAACCAATTGGttgaaattttgttttttttttttagaattgattaaaacattttatttgtgATCTGCAAGAGagaataaattataaataaatgtgGAAGAGCGATCGCGAGAAGGAGACAGGAAGATATGGTGCTGCTGTCTCGCTCTCTACCTGCTCTGCTCTTACTCTTCCTCGCCTTCAACACTTTGCGCTTGCGCCAAGAGCtttttcagattttttttatatttttctgcGACTTGTTTCTATAtcttattacagtgggcaGATATATTTCGacttttttaatgtactttaTAAAGATATGAAGCGGTACTATATGAAATGGTTCCAAAAAAATTGGATTATCATAGACCTTATTGAAAAACAATTCTTTTCTATTCATGAAATATTCATTTTCCGTAGGGAATCACAAATTCTAGGAATGAATAATAATTTAATCGCTTTTTTATTCAAGTTATAAAAGCCGGACTGTTTGAATATTCAAGgcataaattttatttaaatcctAATCGCAGATAAGTGCTAATTAATTGCCCAGTCTTTTGCAGTTGCAAAAAATTGCTGATCAACAATTTAGCCTCCGCTGACGtcattgaaatatttaaaatctcGCCAGCCAGCaaaagaaacaaataaatatgaaaaataaataaaactaaacGCCAGAAAACCAGTTCTGCGAAATCAAAACGCTGCACAGAACGAAATTCTGAATAATTTTTATAGAAAACTCATAGTGAGATTGGTTATTAAAAATGGTAATGCTTTGAACAGATCCTCAATTAAggtatacatatttttataacGATTCTTGACCTATTTTAATGCAATTTTTaccaatattattattaaaatacaggTAAATACGTTGAAAATGATTTGTTGATTTCTTATTGGAATCATTCTTAGTTAGCTTCAttcataataatattaataatttgtATAGATATCTCATTGTGAGATTGGTTATTTAAAATGGTAATATTTTGAGCAGATCCTCAATTAAggtatacatttttataacgATTATTGACCTATTTTAATGCAATTTTTACCAATATCATAATACAGTGAAAATGAATTGTTGATTTCTTATTGGGATCATTCAAAGTAAGCTTCATTCATAATGGTTCTTTAAATTTCGTTCTGTGtatgttttgttattgttgctatttgttgttgtttctggcGCTTGGCAACATTGCCATGCAAAAAAGACCTTCAACTTTGTTGCAAAGAGAGGAGACAAGAGCGAAGAGCAGATTGATATGATTGATCTCGGGGGAAAGAGAGCGACAGAGAGAGCGAGAGCTTTATGATCTCGGCAcataaaacacaaaaacaaaacaaaacaagttttttttaaCGTATTTCTTCACTTCTTATTTATTGCCGAATGTAGGACAAGTTTCTTTAATGCGGCTGGAAATATTTTCGCAATTTATATTGATTATTTAAGAGCTAATTTGGAAACAAAACCCGAAAAAAAGCCGAAAGATAACAGGAAGTGGAGAAATTTGCcgcacaacagcaacaacaacaagtcaAATGAGGCTGTGAGTGGAAGAGGGAAAGCAACGGCatgccaaaaaaaagaaataacaaaaaaaaaaaagttgcgTAGGTGTTGCTTCCACCTCACTCGCTCTGtctgcccccatcgcccccctCTCTATGGCTCTCTCGTTctttttgttattattgttgcacacacacacacacacgcacgcacacacaACAAACAACTCTCAATTTCTGCTTTTACTTTAAGCTTTATGTCTTACGTTTTCCACTGCGTTTCTCAAAATTTTCTCATTCAACACGCCaccaaaaacaaaatcatttaaatatatacaccgaaatttttgtgtatttttttgaaaatttctTGCGTTGTCGttggtttaaaaaaaataacaaaaaacgAGCACCGACACACACGCGCACGCGACAGAAAAACACAGACGCAGAAAAAAGCGGAACGGACAATAGACAAATGTTGCGTTTTTCGAGCGCCTGCCTTTTCTCCGTCCGTCCGCAGGTTTGTTTGTCGAAACGGCGCAGCAGAAACAGTTTGATTGCTGCGAATCGCAGCCCCTGAATTTAAAAACGAAAAAGACAGACCAATCTGCTTTTGTTTTCTACATTTCGCCGCGGTTGGCGGACGGTCACACCAGCTGATTTCAAATTTGCCTCCCCTCTCCTTTCAACAGAAATGTTAAGATTGTTTAATGTTAAGATTTGCAGAGCGCTGCTTTTCGGAGAGCAAGATCAGAGATCTTCTATCTCGCTTTTTTACTGATACTTACGGTCGCTTACGTTTGCTTACGTTTAAACACAAAAATActgaaaaaattatttcgCGGGAAGAGAAACCATCTCGTATTCGCTAGAAATGCAATGCTCTGTCACTATTTGACGGATAtactttaaataatttggggTATGCTTCGAAAGATAAAGTGTGACACTTTTCAAATGCTTTGACGAGCTAACAAACTGAGAATGTTGGGtgtaaattttcaaatatagCAAAAACAGCTTGGCGGATGGTCACACCAACCGATTTTGAATTTGACTCTTCAACAGAAATGTTAAGATAAAACGTTTTCCAACATTTGCTGTTAATGGAACTGAGTTGGTGGGTTTCGTGTCGCGTGGTGAATTTGCTGCAGCACCACCGTTATTCGGAAGCGGTGCGTGTGAGCAGGATAACTATAGGTGCACATGAAGGCGCGCAAATTCGAATTTGAATATCTACAacattgtttatttttatctttaaaaagttgtttaatttttttttttaattatactGACCGTAAGGTTAGGTACTTGTAACTAAATGTAATTACCACTTTCTTAAAGCTTTCGAGGCTGAAAATTACTTATTTTCCTAATAagttaaaacaattttaacagaaacaatttttgtaattttccTAGAATCCAAGAATTAAAAATGCCTTTTTGATTCTCCAAACTCTAttgtttgatttaaaaaaacataattgATTATGTAGACCTTTTtctataaattaaatttgatatgtttattTAAGACTGTCCTACCTCCAAACATTTAGGCACTTAAATATGCAATCGCATGTTATATAACATCGCATGTTGTATAACTTCATTAACACTACTATGAATTCACGTAGGCAATATAAATTTACTTTATATTCTATAATCCATAAGTTCAATGGAATCTCACCATTCCTCCGAACTCACCTTAAACTCATACGActgaatatttattttacattttacaattacaaatttttgattttcttacaagtcttacattttaaattatttacatcatttttaaattaaaaaaagtttaaagttAATAAGCGAATTTTCTATTTAAGACTCAGCAAACAGGGATCACTTTTTACTTGATAAAAAGAGCGCCAAAACAATTTTGAATACGCAGTATGGCTAGCTGCACTCTTCTAACACATATTGCCATCCACCGTTTATTCACCGCATCCACTTTAATTTAACTTAGAAATTAATGCAATAATTTCAGCACATTGCCCAATAATACAATTTAGatcacatttattttttacccACAATAAAAAGACAATATTCTtcatttatataatttattatttattaattcatcTGCATGAACTGTTACtgattattataattaattattgtTAATTACGGGCTATTTTTAATTGCTATAGTTTAGCAAGTTCTAAAAAAGACATTACACAGTATTATTCTTACGTCGATTATACCACTTGACATTTGACATTACACTTAAAACTATATTAATATTACTAAagaaaaacttatttttttgggaaaatAACAACGCAaggaaacaaacaaaatttaattgaaggGATAAACCAAAAGTGTTTAAAGAGCACAACTCGTTTGGACAAACACTGAACGATTCGCTGGGAAATTAGCATACgacttttaattaaattacacACTAGACAAACCGagtaataattaaaaatacaaacaaaaaattgagCTAAACGAAATGTTAATAATATACATACtgtatatatatgcatatgtTTATAGCTAGCAGAATTTCgctataaaacaaaaaaaataacgaaAGGATAACCCCGCCTCCTCACAACCTCCCAAaaccaccacccaccgccTCATAATTACCACTAGAACCACTTCCccgaaaaataaaatgtatactcCCCTCCGATACGTCGATGATAAGAACGCAACGCCAAGGACGATGGCAAAGGCTTTGATAACAGGTCAATCTGGCCTTGTGAGTATTGGGCTACAGTAAACTTCACCAGCACGAACTGACCGCCTcttctgaatttaaaatatattcgTGAATCCATtagatatttataaaaaaaaaaactggacTCTTGATCCATAGATTCTTGGTTTAAATATTCACTgttataagaaaatatttcactGTAGTTGTTCTTACAAGTTTAAGGTCTTTAAAAtgtaaatcatttttaaaatgataTTGTCTTGACTATCTAAACTTTCAATATTtggtttaaatttattaaaaatgtttacaatCTTAGTGTAATTCGATTTTTTTGAAAAGTTTAGTTATTGCTTTTTTATTATTCGTTCACTGGGCTTTGGATTAAATCAGGCTTCCTTCAAAAAATCaagcttttaaaattttaagctAATTTCAAAAAACTATAATTTTTATGAGTGTAATTAAAATTGTCTAAatagttttaattttaaactttatCAGAGTTTTGGCATTCCTAGTTTTTAATTTGGTTTTCTATTTTGTACTTTCGTACTAAAGAGTTTTCCAACACTAACAATTTGCATattaatttttacaaaatctttaaaaatatccAAACTAGGCTGATTTTCAAGGAAATTTtaacgatttttttaaaagcaCACCTAAAATCGATTCTCTATAcgcattaaaaatattaacaaataataaattcaaattttcagGAGACTTTCGAGTTCAATTTCGAGAAGTTTGACTGTGGcgatggcaaaaaaaaaagtcgaGCGTTTAGTTTCCATCGATTGCGAAATCCGTATAACTATTAATGAGTCGTTTCTAGCGTTTCCAGACTTAGggcaaaataaatatataattgtttgttttttgtacTCTTTTTACACTGGTGTGCGGGGGGGGGCGGAGGGTGATAACTGGGAAATCGGGAAATGGGGCTTAGATTTCAACTAAAACCGAAGCCGAGCACTGATCTAGTCTTCAAACACACCCATGCACACAGACGCACTCGTGCTCACACACACATCCATATTTACAAATTAAACGTAATTACATAACGAAGATTATTGATTATGGAACACCGTCTTAGCAGCACACACCGATCGGCATACAATATAACATATAGCCGAACTATTTCGCATCGATATCACTTGCAAAATCAGTGATTCCCAAAATGTATCTTACACTTTTTAATAGCGATCATCGTGATCAGATTATTACTACTGCCACAATCTCGAAATAAATGCGTCCTAATTTTTTAAGGAAACTATAACGAAACAATGTTATAATATGTTAATATACACAAAGCTAATAATTTCGTTTGGTTGTGATTAAGAATGCACTTTGAACAAGTTGAAAATTAGGTAGTTGAAACCAGAAAGAGAGGGAATTCCCATATAATTACAGGGTTATTATATTACAAATtctgtttttcctttttaattGCTCTTTTAAGACCAGTCATTATATAGGCACTGAACCCAAATTGCATTAATAAAATGTCTGGAACTGggaataataaaatacaagATTCCAAGTCTCTAAAAACAACTGGTTAGAACTAACTACTCCTTTCTTTTTTGGCTAAGCTTGAAAAGTATCTGATACATTTTGGGTTTTCACTTGCGATTGCTTCGGATTACATCAAAGATGCAATGTGAGCTACTAATGGCGTCCCTTTCCACACCCAATTAGAAGGCAAACCAGGAGTCATCAGCCCGTCATCGCAGCGTGCTGGTCAGTGTTCGATGCAGAACACTGGGACGCGTATGAAGCGGCTGTGGCGGCGGTGTATTGCTGTGTGGATCTGGCGTATCGGGCGCCTCACCAGCACTCAAACTACTAGCCGGCGATAGAGTGCAGGATGCTGTGTCCACCTCGCTGAGGCAGCTGCTCAATTGCCGGATCACTCCCTGTTGCGAGGAGTGGCTGCGCTCCCTCAGCAGCTCCCGATCCCGATCTCGGTCGCGCATCTTCTGATGCTCCTGCTGAAACTTCCTGGCCGCCGTTACATTGACCACACTCACCGACTTGGAAATGGAGCTCTTCACCGATGAGGGAGCTGGCGGCACCAGGGCCAAGGCGGGCGTGGGCGATGGAGCCAGCTCCTCGAGGGTCAACGTATTTGCTGGCGAACAGTAGCCATCGTCCATCAGGCTCTCCATGGGTTGTCCCCCAACCGCATCGCCCGAATCCACACTCTTATGCAGGTTCTCTATCAGATACAGTACAATTCTCTCCAGTTGCTGCGGCGCCTGGGAGGCGGGCAAATCGGGAGTGGTACTCTGCGTGGGCATCTCAGCCTTGATGATGGTCGAGAACTTCTCCTTCATCTCCTGCACCTTCTGCCGGCCCGCCTCCTCGTCGAGCAGCGTGTTGACGCACAGGAATGAGTGCACCTTGTTGGTGCCACGATCGATTTCGAGAAAGCCCTTCGTATGCAGGTAGATGAACCGACCATTCCGGGATAGCAGACGGTAGCAGCTCTCACCATAGTCGCTGTTGCAGTCGTACATCTGGCGAAGGGCCACAATAACCCAGCGCACGTCGTCCAGATGCATAAAGCAGAAGGGGCTAAGGTTGCGCACCTGTTTTGGGGAGGAGAGCAATTAATTAACAATGAACTGGATGAAATGGAACTGGAGGCAATGCCAAACTACCCACCTCATCTTTCATATAGCCCGCCACCAGACCAATCCTCTGATCACAGTCGATGATGCTGCCGTCGATAAGGTGCCTCGTATGATACTCCAACTGATAGGGTTCTGGCTGCCTATAGATGGTCAAGCCGAGCGGACTTTCTGTCTCCTCGGGCGCCCGTTCCTCCGGCAGCACTCTGGCCATGGCCACGAGCACGATGTCGTTCCCACTGATCCCATGCAGCGCCGCCTGGGCAATGGCATCGTGCTGGGGCGGCACTGTCGCCGCTTCTGCCGCCACAGCTGCGGCCGCAGCCAGCATATTATTGTTCCTCGAGCGTCGTATTAACTGGGAGACTATGGGATAGTTGGCAGCAGCTCCGCCGGTCAGCGAAGAGTCGCTGCGGCGAAAGCAGCCGTCAATCCTCACCCGTTCGTAGTGCCGCGTGGCCTCCGCCCGTGTGGAGGCTCTGGCCAAGCGGACTGTGAAACAGCGACGATCCGTACGCAGGCGTTCATCGATGGCCGCCAAATGGGCAATGCTCCGCGGGCTGGGTGTACGTCGGTTATACGGGTgctcctcatcctcatcctcctcgtcctgctgctcctgctgctgctgctcctgcaaACGCTGCTCCTCCGTCTCCATTTCCTCCTCATCCATATCACTGCCAGAGGCTGAGGCCGATGTGGATGTGGAGTGGCCCTGCTGTTGATTGTGCccctgctgctgatgctgctgctggtaGAACAGCGTCTCTATATCCCGGGGTATTAGCTGTTGCCTCAGCAAGGCCTGATCCTCGGGATGGGTGATCTGGAGCAGATTCTGGCCATACAAATCGGACTGACAGTGACCCAGGAGCTGCTCCACGCTGGAGGAGACCAAAACGATTTGGCCACTGCAGGTAAGGGTGAGGAAGCAGCTGTCCAGCAGCTGCATTAAGGTGTCCGTGAGATGCATACTGGGATTGGCTAGATCTCCGCCAGCCGAGGCGGAGAAGCCAGAGCCTTTCAAGCTGGGTTTTCGACGGCGCCTAGAGGCGGATTTGCCAAAGACATACTGCAACCTCAGGCCATGGGTGGCGAATCTGAGGACGGCGGTCTTGTCCAGGCGACGTGAGGATTCGGCTGCATGTGGCACCATGGTGGCCAGCTCCTGGATGCTGGCATTCAACTTATCCCGTCGCTGTTTCTCGGCGAGATTGCGGGCCTCCCGGCCGTTGGCAGGATCCGAGGATGAGGCCGAACCCGATCCAGATCCGGATCCGGATCCTGTGGAGCCCGTGTTGCCCGCCTCTGCTGCAGCCATTTTGTTTGCCCGATTTTCCACCACTTTTTTCAGTGGCGTGGGAAATTGCCTTTTGTTGTGGCTTTTCCACTGGCAATCCTCGCTTTATGGATTTTCCCCTTTAATTGGCGCCTTGCGGTAAATGAAAATCGTCACTCTCCATAACAGAGTATACGCTCCGCTCCTCtctaataattttatatacaaatatttcttcttaaaatatttatacttttattttttttgttatattttcagcctttattgtttttgttttttttttgttggttttatttttttgttttttctgctgcttttaaagttttcaaGGTCTCGCTTATGCTggctgttgtttttgtttttgccccCTCTATCGTTCGCTCTCGCtcgctcacacacacacaaacacacgtCACTCTCACGCAACGTACATATGTTTTCTCTTTTCGCTTTCGTACTTTTCCACTTGCTTTTAGTcttattattactattatttgTTTCCCTATTTATTTATGCGTTTCGCCTTGTAGTTgttttttccgttttattttttttgattgcGTTGCGAATCTGAGTCTCctgcttgttgttgttgttgctgctgctggtggcgTTATTGTTGCTCTATTTGTTGTTGTATGCCCGCGATGAGGTAAGTTCCGAGGGCGGGGGTGGTTTTAACAATGCTTGCACtagtttttgtttatattaaGTGATTAactgtttatttttaacatttattttataacaataaacatTGGTTCGGTTGGCCAGGCTAAAAACTATCGATACATCGATTTAGTTGTCTGAGGTCCTGAAACTAGCACGTTCTCACCGGGGCGTTTTCCAGTGAGCAACTCTCATCTTGCGTGTTATCGAAGTTTTTGGGGTAGTCCCAAGCGATGTTATTCATTATTtgtggtaaaaaatatataaaacagTTGAGAAACTTCAAAACCAGAtggaaaaacatttttttttatataattaaccATAAGCTAGAGGTAAATAATCAGACATaagtaaaatatttcattgaaatataataaataattgcTTTCAAATACTATCGATAGCATCACTCAGCTAACGGTGTATCGATTCTGTCATCGCTGTCTTGATTGGCGCTCTTTCTTGTTTACGCATTTCATTTCGTGCCGAAATTTGCAACTTTTCTGATTAAACTTTAATAAACTGCTGAATAATTATGAATGCCTTTGATCCACGCTCGATTATCAACGGAGGAATGCTGAAGCAGTTTTCCGGCCAAACCGTGAGCATAATGGTGCGCGTGGAGAGCGTGGCGGGATCCACTTTGCTGGCCAATTCCACGGACAACCACAAGCTGAAGATCAATTTGCCGGGGGAACTGAGTGCCGCCGATGGAGCCTGGGTGGAGGTCATTGGAGTGCCACATGGTGCCGACACCATCAGGGCCAAGGAGGTGGGTGCTCTTGCTCAACGAAGGCCCTAAGACTATTCCTAATCCCCTTGTTCTCCCTCTTCAG harbors:
- the Met gene encoding basic helix-loop-helix ARNT-like protein 1, which translates into the protein MAAAEAGNTGSTGSGSGSGSGSASSSDPANGREARNLAEKQRRDKLNASIQELATMVPHAAESSRRLDKTAVLRFATHGLRLQYVFGKSASRRRRKPSLKGSGFSASAGGDLANPSMHLTDTLMQLLDSCFLTLTCSGQIVLVSSSVEQLLGHCQSDLYGQNLLQITHPEDQALLRQQLIPRDIETLFYQQQHQQQGHNQQQGHSTSTSASASGSDMDEEEMETEEQRLQEQQQQEQQDEEDEDEEHPYNRRTPSPRSIAHLAAIDERLRTDRRCFTVRLARASTRAEATRHYERVRIDGCFRRSDSSLTGGAAANYPIVSQLIRRSRNNNMLAAAAAVAAEAATVPPQHDAIAQAALHGISGNDIVLVAMARVLPEERAPEETESPLGLTIYRQPEPYQLEYHTRHLIDGSIIDCDQRIGLVAGYMKDEVRNLSPFCFMHLDDVRWVIVALRQMYDCNSDYGESCYRLLSRNGRFIYLHTKGFLEIDRGTNKVHSFLCVNTLLDEEAGRQKVQEMKEKFSTIIKAEMPTQSTTPDLPASQAPQQLERIVLYLIENLHKSVDSGDAVGGQPMESLMDDGYCSPANTLTLEELAPSPTPALALVPPAPSSVKSSISKSVSVVNVTAARKFQQEHQKMRDRDRDRELLRERSHSSQQGVIRQLSSCLSEVDTASCTLSPASSLSAGEAPDTPDPHSNTPPPQPLHTRPSVLHRTLTSTLR
- the RPA3 gene encoding uncharacterized protein RPA3; the encoded protein is MNAFDPRSIINGGMLKQFSGQTVSIMVRVESVAGSTLLANSTDNHKLKINLPGELSAADGAWVEVIGVPHGADTIRAKEVIEFGGENIDFDKDGYNGLSHLINNVKSFYRSG